A genomic region of Trifolium pratense cultivar HEN17-A07 linkage group LG3, ARS_RC_1.1, whole genome shotgun sequence contains the following coding sequences:
- the LOC123918625 gene encoding 18.5 kDa class I heat shock protein-like gives MSLVPMNEDQRVNNSLDTNPLSLWDPVMNFHFPLPSPISSLFPEFNFGSSLNTRLDWRETPRSHVWKIVLPGFTNEDVLVELQEERMLQVSVESGNFMSRFKIPDDGNLQELKANMINGVLVVTVPKLQQCSGSAGRNIRVVEIEGSD, from the coding sequence ATGTCGTTAGTACCTATGAACGAGGATCAACGCGTCAACAATTCATTAGATACAAATCCCCTATCTCTATGGGATCCAGTCATGAATTTTCACTTCCCACTCCCTTCACCCATTTCCAGTTTGTTCCCTGAATTCAACTTCGGATCATCCCTAAACACTCGTCTTGATTGGAGAGAAACACCCAGATCCCACGTTTGGAAGATTGTGCTTCCTGGTTTCACCAACGAAGATGTGTTGGTTGAACTTCAAGAGGAAAGGATGTTGCAGGTTAGTGTTGAAAGTGGTAATTTCATGAGTAGGTTCAAGATTCCTGATGATGGTAATCTTCAAGAGCTTAAAGCTAATATGATTAATGGTGTTCTTGTTGTTACTGTTCCAAAGCTTCAACAATGTTCTGGTTCTGCTGGGAGGAATATTAGGGTTGTTGAAATTGAGGGCAGTGACTGA